Proteins from a single region of Chryseobacterium scophthalmum:
- a CDS encoding DUF4286 family protein, whose product MSVLSITFHCINSSIDEWENYVDETLVLMAENLLDVDKYILSEVHSDFIDEGKNYNLLLIFDNEEKRTEFMESELLNISERIETKFGQDVMIFNTSLNPKKKNL is encoded by the coding sequence ATGAGTGTATTAAGTATAACTTTTCATTGCATAAACAGCAGCATAGATGAGTGGGAAAACTATGTGGATGAAACTTTAGTTTTAATGGCTGAAAACCTTCTGGATGTTGATAAATACATCTTATCTGAAGTTCACAGTGATTTTATTGATGAAGGAAAAAATTATAACCTTCTTTTAATCTTTGATAACGAAGAAAAAAGAACTGAGTTTATGGAAAGTGAATTATTAAACATCTCCGAAAGAATCGAAACTAAATTTGGTCAGGATGTTATGATTTTCAATACTTCTTTAAATCCTAAGAAGAAAAATCTTTAG